A stretch of Meiothermus sp. QL-1 DNA encodes these proteins:
- a CDS encoding transposase, giving the protein MRERLMPVFRETCSMRDWTVLGMEVMPDHVHLFLSVPPRWAPSRILRRRGKGGGHLWTPSFYVGSAGNISAQTIQRYIESQRKYQDDDA; this is encoded by the coding sequence GTGCGGGAAAGGTTGATGCCGGTATTCCGGGAGACCTGCTCGATGAGGGACTGGACAGTTTTGGGCATGGAGGTCATGCCCGACCACGTGCATCTGTTCCTCTCCGTGCCGCCCAGGTGGGCCCCCTCGCGCATCCTGAGACGGCGGGGCAAGGGCGGCGGTCATTTGTGGACGCCCTCCTTCTACGTGGGCAGCGCTGGGAACATCTCAGCCCAGACCATCCAGCGCTACATCGAGTCCCAGCGCAAATACCAGGACGACGATGCGTAA